One Malus domestica chromosome 11, GDT2T_hap1 genomic region harbors:
- the LOC103449245 gene encoding uncharacterized protein isoform X3, producing MAVSHTGTQSLDLLSHPSGYELKGVDEVDEHQQQLQFQDTVPLEDAFVPDSLSMEETQLVDFSDFSEKTRTGVHEYEEEVVLDSEDDEVNGSRIVSVKSNVLLDQKLGPHREQFAAGLVSPINFGTTEGEKDEGSPPIARLNYIDSQEPGESAQANALGFVDLFVSLNDVLGDSPKIDDHKKPVREKSPPVSNTKGFQRLARMKSQVEIHKAFEWVDLPEERWGVDLINKEINSSSDFRECKQRSVVQNQKVRHGGGDKKCISLGGKSKEKKITQGLHKEITESEGMIGNESDNKSEQHLNAKSTGLEEEASDVRTDMVDMFDVGFNTQIAAEAMEALAYGDLPDCNFADAYQGMEKTADVSRGAPENKALLELPLRKSDVPDIGGINKNAKQRKRSTRTVRRVAASYQRQSSSWELDPHLAAQTKGKRSRFFSEHCSNFAAANGNFCRQSPKHTKHQKVERATGGRSVGTGDEPKNPGERVNDVTGDCIIKYRRRKRRLNAHPSEIISGSEGGFNKRVESMNKVTKGDIITYKRKKSISPKENSSKSCVSSERDKNRTTSTLNLESWSHPKGKRTRLNARRNSCLATFLCTSFPIVDGKDSTSRFDERPESNNNIKGKIHSLDKDSDRSLLALQSRKLDARDPTSLVDVKSHTSVVSSGSEYTAQSNSTTGINVGSSKHVSDGHHRRTYNKNLPKSSLLKELIGLGVPESTPDYAWKDLRRRRNMAYVRVLFSQHLDDAIIKQQKKVIARLGLSVASCSTDATHFVADQFARTRNMLEFIALGKPVVTHLWLESCGQANCLISEKIYILRDAKKEKEIGFSMLVSLDCAKRCPLLKQGRKVFITPNIKPDKEMMISLVKAVQGQPVEKVQMSAAKDKKNFKDVLILSCEEDRAVCLPFLEQVYSSELLLNGIVIQRLEYKRHRLFTTEVRGVVHRP from the exons ATGGCTGTTTCTCACACCGGGACCCAGAGTTTGGATCTTCTGTCTCACCCATCAG GATATGAACTCAAGGGtgttgatgaagttgatgaacATCAGCAGCAGCTACAATTTCAGGACACCGTGCCGCTTGAAGATGCTTTTGTGCCTGACAGCCTTTCGATGGAGGAAACCCAGTTGGTCGATTTTTCGGATTTTTCCGAAAAGACTAGGACTGGTGTACATGAGTACGAGGAAGAAGTTGTGCTAGACAGTGAGGACGATGAAGTGAATGGAAGCAGAATAGTGAGTGTTAAATCCAATGTGTTGTTGGATCAAAAGCTCGGTCCTCATCGCGAGCAATTCGCTGCAG GACTAGTTTCTCCGATTAATTTTGGTACGACTGAAGGGGAAAAGGATGaaggatctccgccaattgcgaGGTTAAATTATATTGACTCTCAGGAACCTGGGGAGTCAGCCCAAGCCAATGCACTTGGTTTTGTGGACCTTTTTGTGTCATTGAACGACGTTTTGGGTGACTCTCCGAAAATTGATGATCACAAGAAACCGGTTAGGGAGAAATCCCCTCCTGTCTCAAACACAAAGGGGTTTCAAAGGTTGGCTAGGATGAAGTCTCAAGTTGAAATACACAAGGCCTTTGAATGGGTTGATCTTCCTGAGGAGCGATGGGGTGTTGATCTCATTAACAAGGAGATCAATTCGTCTTCTGATTTTCGAGAGTGCAAGCAGAGATCCGTTGTACAGAATCAGAAAGTCAGGCATGGTGGTGGTGACAAAAAATGTATCAGCTTGGGCGGTAAGagcaaagagaagaaaataactCAGGGCCTCCATAAGGAAATAACAGAATCGGAAGGGATGATTGGAAATGAATCTGACAATAAGTCGGAACAACATTTGAATGCGAAATCAACAGGACTGGAGGAGGAAGCTAGTGACGTAAGAACAGATATGGTTGACATGTTTGATGTTGGTTTTAACACTCAAATTGCTGCTGAAGCTATGGAGGCCTTAGCATATGGGGACCTTCCCGACTGCAATTTTGCTGATGCTTATCAAGGTATGGAGAAGACAGCAGATGTTTCACGAGGTGCTCCAGAGAATAAAGCGCTTTTGGAACTTCCTCTTCGAAAGAGTGATGTTCCTGATATAGGAGGCATTAACAAAAATGCAAAGCAAAGAAAGCGTTCAACTAGAACAGTAAGGAGAGTAGCTGCTTCATATCAAAGGCAATCTTCGAGTTGGGAGTTAGATCCTCACTTGGCAGcacaaacaaaagggaaaagaagCAGATTCTTTTCTGAACATTGTAGTAATTTTGCTGCCGCCAATGGAAATTTTTGTAGACAATCTCCTAAGCATACCAAGCATCAAAAGGTAGAGAGAGCTACTGGAGGTAGGTCAGTAGGGACTGGGGATGAACCTAAGAATCCAGGAGAAAGGGTGAATGATGTTACAGGGGACTGTATTATTAAAtacagaagaaggaagagacgTTTAAATGCTCATCCATCTGAAATAATCAGTGGGAGTGAGGGCGGATTTAACAAGCGAGTAGAAAGCATGAATAAAGTTACGAAGGGGGATATTATTACATACAAGAGAAAGAAGAGTATCAGCCCCAAAGAAAACTCTTCCAAATCTTGTGTTTCGTCTGAGCGAGATAAAAACAGAACAACCAGTACTTTGAACTTAGAATCATGGAGCCATCCAAAAGGGAAAAGAACACGTCTCAATGCCCGAAGAAATTCTTGCCTAGCTACTTTCCTCTGCACTTCATTTCCAATAGTTGATGGAAAGGACAGCACTTCCCGTTTTGATGAAAGGCCAGAAAGCAACAACAATATAAAGGGAAAAATACACTCATTGGATAAAGATTCTGACAGATCCTTGCTAGCATTACAATCCAGGAAGCTAGATGCCAGAGATCCTACATCACTGGTAGACGTAAAAAGCCATACCTCAGTAGTGTCATCTGGTTCAGAATATACTGCTCAATCTAACTCTACCACTGGCATAAACGTGGGATCATCCAAACATGTGTCTGATGGTCATCACAGAAGGACATACAACAAAAACTTGCCCAAATCGTCCCTTTTGAAAGAGCTTATTGGACTAGGTGTCCCTGAGTCAACACCAGATTACGCATGGAAAGACTTAAGAAGGCGAAGAAACATGGCATATGTTCGAGTTCTGTTTAGCCAGCACTTGGATGATGCTATCATTAAGCAACAGAAAAAG GTCATCGCACGACTGGGCCTATCCGTTGCATCATGTTCTACTGATGCAACACACTTTGTAGCAGATCAATTTGCACGTACAAGGAACATGTTGGAATTCATTGCTCTTGGTAAACCAGTGGTAACTCATTTGTGGCTTGAGAGTTGCGGGCAAGCAAACTGTTTGATTAGTGAGAAAATCTACATTCTGAGGGATgccaaaaaggaaaaggaaataggCTTTAGCATGCTTGTTTCACTGGATTGCGCGAAACGGTGTCCACTTCTAAAG CAGGGTCGAAAAGTCTTCATCACACCAAACATAAAACCCGATAAAGAAATGATGATTAGCTTGGTGAAGGCAGTTCAAGGCCAG CCAGTGGAGAAGGTTCAGATGTCTGCAGCAAAGGATAAAAAGAATTTCAAGGACGTTTTGATTCTTTCTTGCGAAGAAGACCGTGCGGTCTGCCTGCCTTTTCTTGAGCAAG TTTACAGTTCAGAACTTCTGCTAAATGGTATAGTTATCCAGAGACTGGAATACAAGAG ACATCGGCTCTTCACAACTGAAGTTAGAGGAGTTGTCCACCGGCCTTAG